One window of the Microbulbifer sp. Q7 genome contains the following:
- a CDS encoding enoyl-CoA hydratase/isomerase family protein: MTEKMLCDIDNEGVATVTLNRPEIHNAFDDDLIRQLGETFDNLARSGGIRALVLASNGKSFSAGADLNWMKRMAEYSEDQNRQDAAALAAMLHKLDQFPAPTIARVQGAAFGGAVGLVSCCDIAIAAERASFCLSEVKIGLLPATISPYVINAIGTRQARRYFVTAERFSAERAKEIGLVSEVVPEGELDLTVQQLVNNITDNGPNAVTMAKQLAMSMSNRVVNDELQGQTSALIAAVRVSPEGQEGLSAFLEKRAPSWMNTSEE; the protein is encoded by the coding sequence ATGACCGAAAAAATGCTGTGCGACATCGACAACGAAGGCGTTGCCACGGTTACCCTCAACCGTCCTGAAATCCACAACGCCTTCGATGACGACCTGATTCGCCAGCTCGGCGAAACCTTCGACAACCTCGCGCGCAGTGGCGGTATTCGCGCACTGGTGCTCGCGTCCAACGGCAAAAGCTTTTCCGCCGGTGCCGACCTCAACTGGATGAAGCGCATGGCCGAATACAGTGAGGACCAGAACCGCCAGGACGCCGCCGCCCTCGCAGCCATGCTGCACAAACTCGACCAGTTCCCGGCGCCCACCATCGCCCGGGTACAGGGCGCTGCGTTTGGCGGTGCCGTGGGCCTCGTCAGCTGCTGCGACATCGCCATCGCCGCCGAGCGCGCCAGCTTCTGCCTGAGCGAGGTCAAAATCGGCCTGCTGCCCGCGACCATCAGCCCGTACGTCATCAACGCCATCGGCACCCGTCAGGCGCGGCGCTATTTCGTTACTGCCGAACGCTTCTCCGCCGAACGCGCCAAGGAAATCGGCCTGGTGTCGGAAGTCGTCCCCGAGGGCGAGCTGGATTTAACCGTGCAGCAGCTGGTGAACAACATCACCGACAACGGCCCCAATGCCGTCACCATGGCCAAGCAACTGGCCATGTCCATGTCCAACCGGGTTGTTAATGACGAGCTGCAGGGCCAAACCAGTGCACTGATTGCCGCCGTGCGCGTGTCCCCGGAAGGACAGGAAGGGTTAAGTGCGTTTCTGGAGAAGCGTGCGCCCAGTTGGATGAATACCAGCGAAGAGTAA
- a CDS encoding carboxyl transferase domain-containing protein → MNQIQSKINSRDSAFAENREQMQKIVDDLREKLETIAKGGSERAREKHVSRGKLLPRERIDTLLDPGSPFLEFSQMAAFDVYGEDVPAAGILTGIGTVAGQPCVIVANDATVKGGTYYPLTVKKHLRAQAIAEQNNLPCIYLVDSGGANLPRQDDVFPDREHFGRIFFNQANLSAKNIPQIAVVMGSCTAGGAYVPAMADESIMVKEQATIFLAGPPLVKAATGEEVSAEELGGAEVHCKTSGVSDHFANNDTHALQIARNSVARLNRVKNPGLDIQKPVEPIYPPEEIYGIVPKDSRQPFDVREIIARVVDGSEFDEFKALYGNTLVTGFARIHGYPVGIVANNGILFAESAQKGAHFIELCAQRNIPLVFLQNITGFMVGKQYEAGGIAKHGAKMVTAVATAKVPKITILIGGSFGAGNYGMCGRAYDPNFLFMWPNARISVMGGEQAAGVLAQVKKDQMAARGEEWSEEDIAKFKQPIIDDYEHQGHPYYASARLWDDGVIDPKDTRTVLGLCLAAATHKEPEETKFGVFRM, encoded by the coding sequence ATGAATCAGATTCAGAGCAAAATAAATTCCCGAGATTCAGCGTTTGCGGAAAACCGCGAACAGATGCAGAAGATCGTGGACGACCTGCGGGAAAAACTGGAAACCATCGCCAAGGGCGGCAGCGAGCGCGCGCGGGAGAAACACGTTTCTCGCGGCAAGCTGCTACCCCGCGAGCGTATCGACACCCTGCTCGATCCGGGCAGTCCGTTCCTCGAGTTTTCACAAATGGCCGCATTTGATGTGTACGGTGAAGACGTGCCGGCGGCGGGCATCCTGACCGGTATCGGTACCGTGGCCGGTCAGCCCTGTGTGATCGTTGCCAACGATGCGACGGTGAAAGGCGGGACCTATTATCCGCTGACGGTGAAAAAGCACCTGCGTGCGCAGGCGATTGCCGAGCAGAATAATCTGCCGTGTATCTATCTGGTGGATTCCGGCGGTGCCAACCTGCCGCGTCAGGACGATGTATTCCCGGACCGTGAACATTTCGGGCGGATTTTCTTTAACCAGGCGAATTTGTCGGCGAAGAACATTCCGCAGATCGCGGTGGTGATGGGCAGCTGTACTGCCGGGGGTGCATATGTGCCGGCGATGGCGGATGAGTCCATCATGGTGAAGGAGCAGGCGACGATTTTCCTGGCGGGTCCGCCGCTGGTGAAGGCGGCGACCGGTGAGGAGGTATCTGCCGAGGAGCTGGGCGGGGCCGAGGTGCACTGCAAGACTTCCGGGGTTTCCGATCACTTTGCCAATAACGATACCCACGCACTGCAGATTGCGCGCAATTCCGTGGCGCGCCTGAACCGGGTGAAGAATCCGGGGCTGGATATCCAAAAGCCAGTGGAGCCGATTTATCCGCCGGAAGAGATCTACGGCATTGTGCCGAAGGATTCCCGCCAGCCGTTTGATGTGCGCGAGATTATTGCGCGTGTGGTGGACGGTTCCGAGTTTGACGAATTCAAGGCGCTGTACGGCAACACGCTGGTGACCGGGTTTGCGCGTATTCACGGCTATCCGGTGGGCATTGTGGCCAACAATGGCATTCTGTTTGCCGAGAGTGCACAAAAGGGCGCGCACTTTATCGAGCTGTGCGCACAGCGCAATATTCCGCTGGTGTTCCTGCAGAACATCACCGGTTTTATGGTGGGTAAGCAGTACGAAGCCGGCGGTATTGCCAAGCACGGCGCCAAGATGGTGACGGCGGTTGCCACTGCCAAGGTACCCAAGATCACCATTCTGATCGGCGGCTCTTTCGGTGCCGGCAACTACGGTATGTGCGGACGCGCCTACGATCCCAACTTCCTGTTTATGTGGCCGAATGCACGCATCTCGGTGATGGGGGGCGAGCAGGCGGCGGGCGTGCTGGCGCAGGTGAAGAAAGACCAGATGGCGGCGCGCGGTGAAGAGTGGAGCGAGGAAGACATCGCCAAGTTCAAACAGCCGATCATCGACGACTACGAGCACCAAGGTCACCCCTACTACGCCTCCGCGCGCTTGTGGGACGACGGTGTAATTGATCCGAAAGATACACGCACTGTACTGGGCTTGTGCCTGGCGGCGGCCACGCACAAGGAGCCGGAGGAAACGAAGTTCGGGGTCTTTCGAATGTAG
- a CDS encoding isovaleryl-CoA dehydrogenase, whose translation MNTPYPTLNFDLGEEIDMLRDMVYKFCQAELAPRAAQIDEDNLFPADMWKKFGELGLLGMTVEEEYGGSNMGYLAHAVAMEEISRASASVGLSYGAHSNLCVNQIRKNGTPEQKAKYLPKLCSGEHIGALAMSEPNSGSDVVSLQLKAEKKGDRFILNGNKMWITNGPDAHTYVIYARTEPGISSGGITAFIVERGFKGFTQAQKLDKLGMRGSNTCELVFEDCEVPEENILGQLNGGVRVLMSGLDYERTILSGGPVGIMQACMDIVVPYIHDRKQFGKAIGEFQLMQGKIADMYTDLNASRAYLYAVAKACDRGEDSRKDSAAVILFTAERATQMALQAIQTLGGNGYINEYATGRLLRDAKLYEIGAGTSEIRRMLIGRELFNETR comes from the coding sequence ATGAATACTCCTTACCCAACCCTGAACTTCGACCTCGGCGAAGAAATCGACATGCTGCGGGACATGGTCTACAAGTTCTGCCAGGCAGAGCTGGCGCCGCGCGCGGCACAGATCGACGAGGACAATCTGTTCCCCGCCGACATGTGGAAGAAGTTCGGCGAGCTGGGTCTGCTGGGGATGACTGTGGAGGAGGAATACGGCGGCTCCAATATGGGCTACCTGGCACACGCGGTGGCGATGGAGGAAATTTCCCGCGCATCTGCGTCCGTCGGCCTGTCTTACGGTGCCCACTCCAATCTGTGTGTAAACCAGATCCGCAAGAACGGCACCCCGGAACAGAAAGCGAAGTACCTGCCGAAGCTGTGTTCCGGTGAGCACATTGGTGCGCTGGCGATGAGTGAGCCCAACTCCGGTTCCGATGTGGTGAGCCTGCAGCTGAAGGCGGAGAAGAAGGGCGATCGCTTTATCCTGAACGGCAACAAGATGTGGATCACCAACGGTCCGGATGCGCATACTTATGTGATCTATGCGCGCACGGAGCCGGGTATCAGCTCCGGTGGCATTACGGCGTTTATTGTTGAGCGCGGTTTCAAGGGTTTCACCCAGGCGCAGAAGCTGGACAAGCTGGGTATGCGCGGCTCCAACACCTGTGAGCTGGTGTTCGAGGACTGTGAGGTGCCGGAGGAGAATATTCTGGGCCAGCTGAATGGCGGTGTACGCGTGCTGATGAGCGGCCTGGATTACGAGCGCACGATTCTGTCCGGCGGCCCGGTGGGTATCATGCAGGCGTGTATGGATATTGTTGTGCCGTACATTCACGACCGTAAGCAGTTTGGCAAGGCGATTGGTGAGTTCCAGCTGATGCAGGGCAAGATCGCGGATATGTATACGGACCTGAACGCGAGCCGCGCTTATCTGTATGCGGTGGCGAAGGCTTGTGACCGCGGTGAGGATTCGCGCAAGGATTCTGCGGCGGTGATCCTGTTTACTGCGGAGCGTGCGACGCAGATGGCGCTGCAAGCTATTCAGACGCTGGGTGGCAACGGCTACATCAATGAGTACGCCACCGGCCGCCTGTTGCGCGATGCCAAGCTGTACGAGATCGGTGCGGGCACTTCCGAGATCCGCCGCATGCTGATTGGTCGCGAGCTGTTTAACGAGACTCGCTAA
- a CDS encoding MerR family DNA-binding transcriptional regulator — translation MSNTTAGSYSISELAQEFGITTRTIRFYEDKGLLTPQRRGQTRVYSPEDRVRLKLILRGKRLGFSLDESREIIDMYDPAHGNVEQLNRLLERIDAKRQQLRQQQRDIEKVLAQLDDATARTEAALKEQTT, via the coding sequence ATGAGCAATACCACTGCCGGCAGCTACAGCATTTCCGAGCTGGCCCAGGAATTCGGGATTACCACCCGCACCATCCGCTTCTATGAAGACAAGGGGCTTCTGACCCCCCAGCGGCGCGGGCAGACGCGGGTGTACAGCCCCGAAGACCGGGTGCGCCTGAAGCTGATCCTGCGCGGCAAGCGGCTTGGTTTCTCGCTCGACGAGAGCCGGGAAATCATCGATATGTATGACCCGGCCCACGGCAATGTGGAGCAGCTCAATCGCCTCCTCGAACGGATTGATGCCAAACGCCAGCAGCTGCGACAGCAGCAGCGCGACATCGAGAAGGTGTTGGCCCAGCTGGACGATGCGACCGCCCGTACCGAGGCGGCGCTGAAAGAACAGACAACCTGA
- a CDS encoding RNA polymerase sigma factor — protein sequence MDAREQLFQQLIEDCGSGIARLAGSYVRNRAEREDLVQEIWLAIWRALPGFRGDASPRTFAYRIAHNRSVTQLARRRDSEDGEVLETVADERPGPETQLLQRRDAERLMRAVAQLPLGMRQVLTLRFEGLSYSEISEVLGISESNVAVRLNRARERLNSKLSETV from the coding sequence TTGGACGCGCGCGAACAACTATTTCAACAGCTGATCGAGGACTGTGGCAGCGGTATCGCCCGCCTGGCAGGCAGCTACGTCCGTAACCGGGCAGAGCGCGAGGACCTTGTGCAGGAGATCTGGCTCGCCATCTGGCGGGCGCTGCCCGGGTTCCGTGGGGATGCCAGCCCGCGCACCTTCGCCTACCGCATCGCCCACAACCGTAGTGTTACCCAGCTGGCCCGCCGTCGCGACAGCGAGGATGGCGAGGTGCTGGAGACGGTCGCCGACGAGCGTCCGGGGCCCGAGACGCAGTTGTTGCAGCGCCGTGACGCCGAGCGGCTGATGCGCGCGGTGGCGCAACTGCCGCTGGGTATGCGCCAGGTATTGACCCTGCGCTTCGAGGGCCTGAGCTACAGCGAAATTTCCGAAGTGCTCGGTATCAGCGAGTCCAACGTGGCGGTGCGCCTTAACCGAGCGCGCGAACGCTTGAACAGTAAATTGAGTGAAACGGTGTGA
- a CDS encoding superinfection immunity protein, translating to MLSNLEQKFSDFLELFVQMNLVQTVGFVIFFFAIWFLPSLLAIFFNRNHLGKIFLANVPAGLSWIAWVALLVWAATGKVSGKLAKKYGADGSTVAIKAES from the coding sequence ATGTTGTCGAACCTTGAACAAAAATTTTCCGACTTCCTCGAACTGTTTGTCCAAATGAACCTGGTGCAAACCGTGGGCTTCGTCATCTTCTTTTTTGCGATCTGGTTTTTGCCGAGCTTGCTGGCAATATTTTTTAACCGGAATCATCTGGGCAAAATTTTCCTCGCCAATGTGCCTGCAGGGTTGTCATGGATCGCCTGGGTGGCGCTGTTGGTATGGGCGGCTACTGGCAAGGTGAGCGGAAAGCTCGCCAAGAAGTATGGGGCTGATGGTTCGACGGTGGCGATCAAGGCGGAGAGCTAA
- the hutH gene encoding histidine ammonia-lyase — MYQLEITPGQLSLEQLRRVAREAVKLTLNKDAHAAINASAKTVADVLEQGRTVYGINTGFGLLANTSIKQEDLETLQRAIVLSHAAGTGNFMSEDTVRLLMVLKINSLARGFSGIRLEVIEALIKLVNAGVYPAIPEKGSVGASGDLAPLAHMSVVLLGEGECFINGERKPASEGLRFAEMRPVVLAPKEGLALLNGTQASTAFALQGLFSAEDLFAGAVVTGALTLEAAKGSRRPFDDRIHMVRGQQAQRDVAASYRDLLGDQSEIGESHEDCEKVQDPYSLRCQPQVMGACLQQIRFAAEILLAEANGVSDNPLVFTDVDNPENSDIISGGNFHAEPVAMVADNLALAIAEIGSLSERRMALLIDSNLSGLPPFLVDNGGVNSGFMIAQVTSAALASENKTFAHPASVDSLPTSANQEDHVSMATFAGRRLRDMADNTCGILAVELLAACQGLDFRAPLKTTEKLENAKAALRERVSFYDKDRYFAPDIEEAKQLLASAYYREYLATEMLPSNR, encoded by the coding sequence ATGTACCAACTGGAAATCACCCCCGGCCAACTGAGCCTGGAGCAATTGCGTCGTGTGGCCCGCGAGGCGGTAAAACTGACCCTGAACAAAGACGCCCACGCCGCCATCAATGCTTCCGCAAAAACCGTGGCCGATGTGCTGGAACAGGGTCGCACCGTGTACGGCATCAACACCGGTTTCGGCCTGCTGGCAAACACCAGTATCAAGCAGGAAGACCTGGAAACCCTGCAGCGCGCTATCGTCCTGTCCCACGCCGCCGGCACCGGCAACTTCATGAGCGAAGACACCGTGCGCCTGCTGATGGTACTGAAGATCAACTCCCTCGCGCGCGGCTTCTCCGGCATCCGCCTGGAAGTCATCGAGGCGCTGATCAAGCTGGTCAACGCCGGCGTGTACCCGGCCATCCCGGAAAAAGGCTCCGTGGGTGCCTCCGGCGACCTGGCACCGCTGGCGCACATGAGCGTGGTATTGCTGGGCGAAGGGGAATGCTTTATCAACGGCGAACGCAAACCCGCGTCCGAAGGCCTGCGCTTTGCGGAAATGCGTCCGGTGGTACTGGCGCCGAAGGAAGGTTTGGCACTGCTCAACGGCACCCAGGCTTCCACCGCGTTTGCCCTGCAGGGGCTGTTCTCCGCCGAGGACCTGTTCGCCGGCGCCGTGGTTACCGGCGCGCTGACCCTGGAAGCCGCCAAGGGCTCGCGCCGCCCGTTCGATGACCGCATCCACATGGTGCGCGGCCAGCAGGCACAGCGCGATGTGGCCGCGAGCTACCGCGACCTGTTGGGTGACCAGAGTGAAATTGGCGAGTCCCACGAGGACTGTGAAAAAGTTCAGGATCCCTACAGCCTCCGCTGCCAGCCCCAGGTGATGGGCGCCTGCCTGCAGCAGATCCGCTTCGCCGCCGAAATCCTGCTGGCGGAAGCCAATGGCGTTTCCGACAACCCGCTGGTATTTACCGATGTGGACAACCCAGAAAACTCCGACATTATTTCCGGTGGCAACTTCCACGCGGAACCGGTGGCCATGGTCGCCGACAACCTGGCCCTGGCCATCGCGGAAATTGGCTCCCTGTCCGAGCGCCGCATGGCGCTGCTGATCGACTCCAACCTGTCCGGCCTGCCGCCGTTCCTGGTGGACAACGGCGGCGTGAACTCCGGCTTTATGATCGCGCAGGTCACCTCCGCGGCACTGGCCAGCGAGAATAAGACCTTCGCCCACCCGGCGAGCGTGGACTCCCTGCCCACTTCTGCCAACCAGGAAGACCACGTGTCCATGGCCACCTTCGCCGGCCGCCGCCTGCGCGACATGGCCGACAATACCTGCGGCATCCTCGCGGTAGAGCTGCTGGCCGCCTGCCAGGGCCTGGACTTCCGCGCCCCGCTGAAGACCACCGAAAAACTGGAAAACGCCAAGGCTGCGCTGCGCGAACGCGTCTCTTTCTACGACAAGGACCGCTACTTCGCACCGGATATCGAGGAGGCCAAGCAGTTGCTGGCCAGTGCGTATTACCGCGAGTATCTTGCCACTGAAATGCTGCCGAGCAATCGCTAG
- the hutU gene encoding urocanate hydratase, whose amino-acid sequence MTDKRHDPSRKIAAPTGTKLNAKSWLTEAPLRMLMNNLHPDVAERPEDLVVYGGIGRAARDWECYDKIVEVLQRLEDDETLLVQSGKPVGVFKTHADAPRVLIANSNLVPHWANWEHFNELDKKGLAMYGQMTAGSWIYIGSQGIVQGTYETFAAVARKHFDGEAKGKWVLTGGLGGMGGAQPLAATMAGFCMIAVECDETRIDFRLRTGYVDKKATSLDDALAMINDAMEKGEAISVGLLGNAADVFPEIVERGILPDCVTDQTSAHDPLNGYLPQGWTMEQAAEMRKRDEALVVKEAKKSMGVQVQAMLTLQERGAATLDYGNNIRQMAFEVGVENAFDFPGFVPAYIRPLFCEGIGPFRWAALSGNPEDIYKTDAKVKELIPDNPQLHNWLDMARERIQFQGLPARICWVGLKDRARLALAFNEMVANGELEAPVVIGRDHLDSGSVASPNRETESMLDGSDAVSDWPLLNALLNTASGATWVSLHHGGGVGMGFSQHSGVVIVCDGTDAAKKRIERVLWNDPATGVMRHADAGYDIAKQCAKEQGLDLPMLKD is encoded by the coding sequence ATGACCGATAAACGCCACGACCCCAGCCGTAAAATTGCCGCCCCCACCGGCACCAAGCTGAACGCAAAAAGCTGGCTCACCGAAGCCCCCCTGCGCATGCTGATGAACAACCTGCATCCCGACGTCGCCGAACGTCCGGAAGACCTCGTCGTGTACGGCGGCATCGGCCGCGCCGCGCGCGACTGGGAGTGCTACGACAAGATCGTCGAAGTGCTGCAGCGCCTGGAAGACGACGAAACGCTATTGGTCCAGTCCGGCAAACCCGTCGGCGTTTTCAAAACCCACGCCGACGCCCCCCGCGTACTCATCGCCAACTCCAACCTCGTCCCCCACTGGGCCAACTGGGAGCACTTCAACGAGCTGGATAAAAAAGGCCTCGCCATGTATGGCCAGATGACCGCCGGCTCTTGGATCTACATCGGCTCCCAGGGCATCGTCCAGGGCACCTACGAAACCTTTGCCGCAGTTGCACGTAAACACTTCGACGGTGAAGCCAAAGGCAAATGGGTACTCACCGGCGGCCTCGGCGGCATGGGCGGCGCCCAGCCACTGGCCGCCACCATGGCCGGCTTCTGCATGATCGCCGTCGAGTGCGATGAAACCCGCATCGACTTCCGCCTGCGTACCGGCTACGTCGACAAGAAAGCCACCAGCCTCGACGACGCCCTGGCAATGATCAACGATGCCATGGAAAAGGGAGAGGCCATCTCCGTTGGCCTGCTCGGCAACGCCGCTGACGTCTTCCCGGAAATTGTCGAGCGCGGCATCCTGCCGGACTGCGTTACCGACCAGACCTCCGCCCACGACCCGCTGAACGGCTACCTGCCGCAAGGCTGGACCATGGAGCAGGCTGCCGAGATGCGCAAACGCGACGAAGCCCTGGTGGTAAAAGAAGCGAAGAAATCCATGGGCGTGCAGGTGCAGGCCATGCTCACCCTGCAGGAGCGCGGTGCCGCCACCCTCGACTACGGCAACAACATTCGCCAGATGGCCTTTGAAGTAGGCGTGGAAAATGCGTTCGACTTCCCCGGCTTCGTACCCGCGTATATCCGTCCGCTGTTCTGCGAAGGCATCGGCCCCTTCCGCTGGGCAGCACTGAGCGGCAACCCGGAAGACATCTACAAGACCGACGCCAAGGTCAAGGAACTGATCCCGGACAATCCGCAGCTGCACAACTGGCTGGACATGGCCCGCGAGCGCATCCAGTTCCAGGGCCTGCCCGCGCGCATCTGCTGGGTCGGCTTGAAAGACCGCGCGCGCCTGGCGCTGGCGTTCAACGAAATGGTTGCCAACGGCGAACTCGAAGCGCCGGTGGTCATCGGCCGCGACCACCTCGACTCCGGCTCCGTAGCCAGCCCCAACCGGGAAACCGAATCCATGCTGGACGGCAGCGATGCGGTCTCCGACTGGCCGCTGCTGAACGCCCTGCTGAATACCGCCTCCGGCGCTACCTGGGTTTCCCTGCACCACGGCGGTGGGGTGGGCATGGGCTTCTCCCAGCATTCCGGCGTGGTCATCGTGTGTGACGGCACCGACGCGGCGAAAAAACGCATCGAACGCGTACTGTGGAACGACCCGGCCACCGGCGTGATGCGCCACGCCGATGCGGGCTACGACATCGCCAAGCAGTGCGCCAAAGAGCAGGGTCTAGACCTGCCGATGCTGAAAGACTGA
- the hutC gene encoding histidine utilization repressor produces the protein MSSQIPSGITEPGSQPRYAAIKAHIRAQIESGEWAAHFRVPSENQLAHDFNVSRMTARRALSELTDEGVLIRSQGLGTFVAEPVPAGSLLEVRNIADEIAARGHSYANRILKLEQTTASTEVSVALSLAEGSAVYHSVIVHLDNDLPIQFEERYTNPTLVPEYLQQDFTAATPNEYLTRVAPLTEADTTVEAIGADDTVGEALEIKPGTACLQIWRRTKSSAGTVSFARLVHPGNRYRLGAQLRF, from the coding sequence ATGAGCAGTCAGATTCCTTCAGGTATCACAGAGCCCGGCAGCCAGCCCCGCTACGCTGCGATCAAAGCGCATATCCGCGCCCAGATCGAATCCGGCGAGTGGGCCGCCCACTTTCGCGTGCCCTCGGAAAACCAGCTCGCCCACGACTTCAACGTCAGCCGCATGACTGCCCGCCGCGCCCTGTCCGAGCTCACCGACGAAGGCGTACTCATCCGCTCTCAGGGCCTCGGCACCTTCGTTGCCGAACCGGTACCGGCGGGCTCGCTGCTGGAAGTACGCAACATAGCCGACGAAATTGCCGCGCGTGGTCACAGCTACGCCAACCGCATTCTCAAACTCGAACAAACCACCGCCAGCACCGAAGTCTCCGTGGCCCTCAGCCTCGCCGAAGGCAGCGCTGTCTACCACTCAGTCATCGTGCACCTGGATAACGACCTGCCGATCCAGTTCGAAGAACGCTATACCAACCCCACCCTGGTGCCGGAATACCTGCAACAGGACTTCACCGCGGCCACGCCCAATGAATACCTGACCCGCGTGGCGCCGCTGACAGAAGCGGACACCACGGTAGAAGCGATTGGTGCGGATGACACCGTTGGCGAAGCGCTGGAGATTAAACCAGGCACCGCCTGCCTGCAGATCTGGCGGCGCACCAAAAGTAGTGCCGGCACCGTGAGTTTTGCGCGGTTGGTACATCCGGGAAATCGATACCGACTGGGCGCACAACTTAGGTTTTAA
- the hutI gene encoding imidazolonepropionase has product MTERCDLLITNVHAATMDPSRPGAYGAVEDAAVAVTGNKIVWIGPRRKLPETAADQVIDGEGQWLTPGLIDCHTHLVYGGHRAGEFARRLGGESYEEVARAGGGILSTVRATRATSAEELYRKAEPRLKALMGEGVTTVEIKSGYGLDLDTELKQLRVARRLAQHHPVSILTTCLAAHALPPEYDGRADDYIQLVCEEILPAVAKEQLADAVDMFCENIAFSVEQCERVIAAAQKLDLPVKVHAEQLASTGATSMAARAGALSVDHIEYITDEDIAAMAESGTAAVLLPGAFYTLKETRVPPVDKLRAAGVPMAISTDLNPGSCPIASLRLMMNMSCNLFGLTPAEALAGVTRSAARALGVCCSRGVLRAGLRADMALWPMETPDQLAYEVGALKPADIFVGGQHVTAG; this is encoded by the coding sequence ATGACTGAGCGCTGTGATCTGCTGATTACAAATGTCCACGCGGCCACGATGGATCCGTCCCGGCCTGGTGCCTACGGTGCGGTGGAGGATGCCGCGGTGGCGGTGACCGGCAACAAAATTGTGTGGATCGGCCCCCGCCGGAAGCTGCCCGAAACCGCCGCCGATCAGGTAATCGACGGCGAGGGCCAGTGGCTGACCCCGGGACTGATCGACTGCCATACCCACCTGGTCTACGGTGGCCACCGCGCCGGTGAATTTGCCCGCCGCCTGGGCGGTGAAAGCTACGAGGAAGTCGCGCGCGCCGGTGGTGGCATTCTCTCCACTGTACGCGCCACCCGCGCCACCAGTGCCGAAGAGCTCTATCGCAAAGCCGAGCCCCGCCTCAAGGCCCTGATGGGTGAGGGTGTCACTACCGTCGAAATCAAATCCGGCTATGGCCTCGACCTCGATACTGAGCTGAAACAACTGCGGGTCGCCCGCCGGCTCGCGCAACACCATCCGGTCAGCATCCTCACCACCTGCCTCGCCGCCCATGCCCTGCCACCGGAATACGATGGCCGCGCCGACGACTACATCCAGCTCGTGTGTGAGGAAATCCTGCCGGCGGTTGCTAAAGAGCAGCTGGCCGATGCCGTGGATATGTTCTGCGAAAATATCGCCTTCTCTGTGGAGCAGTGCGAGCGCGTGATTGCCGCGGCACAGAAGCTGGACCTGCCGGTGAAAGTCCACGCCGAGCAGCTCGCCTCTACCGGGGCCACCAGCATGGCCGCCCGCGCCGGGGCCCTGTCTGTGGACCATATTGAATACATCACCGATGAAGACATCGCCGCCATGGCGGAAAGCGGCACCGCCGCTGTGCTCCTGCCGGGCGCGTTCTACACCTTGAAGGAAACCCGCGTACCTCCGGTCGACAAACTGCGTGCCGCCGGTGTGCCCATGGCTATCTCCACGGATCTCAACCCGGGCAGTTGTCCTATTGCGTCGCTGCGCCTGATGATGAACATGAGCTGCAACCTGTTTGGTCTCACCCCCGCCGAAGCCCTTGCCGGGGTTACCCGCTCCGCGGCCCGCGCGCTAGGGGTGTGTTGCTCGCGGGGTGTGCTGCGCGCCGGGTTGCGCGCCGACATGGCCCTGTGGCCGATGGAAACGCCAGACCAGTTGGCCTACGAGGTGGGTGCCCTGAAACCTGCGGACATTTTTGTTGGGGGACAGCATGTTACAGCTGGCTGA